DNA from Kitasatospora herbaricolor:
CCCCGAGCCGGCCAGTTCGGCGTCGTCCGGGGCGATGTCCGCCGCCGGGGACAGCCGCAGGCCGGGCGGCGTCGCCGGATCGAAGTGCTCGTAGAGCGGCTGGACGTCGGCGAAGAACTCCTCACTGCCGCCCTTGACGTGACGGGTGGAGACGACGGCCAGGAGGCCGCGGGGCCGCAGCGCGTCGGCCGCCCTGGCCGCCCGTACCGCGGGATCGATCCAGTGGAAGGACGTCGCCGCGAACACCAGGTCGAAGGGGTCCGGCGGCAGCGGCCAGTCCTCGAAGGCACCGACCACGACCTGCGCGCGCGGATACGGCGTCAGGTTCCGCCGAGCCACCCCCGCCATCTCGGGGCCGAGTTCGACGGCGGTGAGTCGGGAGCCGGTCGCCGCCAGCGGGACGGTCGCCTGGCCGGTGCCGCACCCCAGCTCCAGGATCCGGCACTCCGGGCCGAGCGTCACGAGGCCGGAGAGGTCCTCGTACATCCGGTTCGGGTAGCCGGGGCGGGCCCGGTCGTAGAGCTCGGCATCTTCGGTGAACGTGGCGCGGAGCCGTTCCCGGCTGGTCTCGGTCATGAATCGTGGACCCTACCTTCGGGACGCCGGATTGTCGCCGGTATGCCGGGCGGAGGCGGGAGCGCCGGACTGACGTCATGTCATTTCCGTTGCGCATCAAAGGCAACGGTTCGGTGGCTCCGGAGCATGTGGAGAGTGGGCGGGCTTCCGTCCGCCCGTCCTGATCCAATTGATCCGAGGAGTCCCGGATGTCCCACCCGATCCATCCTGCCCGGCGGTCGGCCGCGAAGCTCAGCAGGAAGCTGGCCGGCGCCGCCGCGATACTCACCGTCGTGGCCGGCAGCCTGGTCGGGGCGGCCGGCCCGGCCAGCGCCGGCAGCAACGGACAGCAGATCGTCTTCCGCGACAGCCTCGGCATCGCGGACTCGATCAGGATCTGGGGCTACAACAACTACGGCTCCTACGTCGGGGTCTGCCAGAGCACGCCGGTCCACGACAACTACATCAGCGGCTACTGGTGGAGGGGCTCGGTGTCGATCTACGGGTACAAGGGCGTCGGCTGCCCCACGAACGGCGCCGTCATCTACGGCACGGCCACCATTCCGACCAGCCAGTCGGGCAGCGACTGGACGGTCGTCAGCGACGCAGGCTGGGGGATCGGCGTCGGCTGACCGGTAGTGGCCGGCGGGGGCGGCCGGGACCGGGTCCGCGGATCCGGCTGCCTGCGGGAACCGCCGGCGGGGTCGCAGGCGGTGACCCGGCGCCGGCCGGTGCGGGCCAGCACCCCCCGCCGTTCCGGCCGACGGGTGAGATCCCGTCCGGATCCCGGCGCGTCCCGGGGATCCGCCCGCCGGCCCGGCTACCGTCCGAGGGCGGGCGTTGCTGCGCCCTGCTTCCCGGCCCGGTCGCTTCTCCTCGTCGCGGCCGGGCCGCGCCCTGCTCCAGGGGGAACGGGGGACGTGTCCGGGCCGCAGCGCCGCTGCCCGGACACGTCCGCCGTGCCGGTTCAGGCCGGGGCCGCGGCGACGCAGAACTCGTTGCCCTCCGGGTCGGCCATCACCACGTGGTGTCCGGTGAACTCCT
Protein-coding regions in this window:
- a CDS encoding class I SAM-dependent methyltransferase, which produces MTETSRERLRATFTEDAELYDRARPGYPNRMYEDLSGLVTLGPECRILELGCGTGQATVPLAATGSRLTAVELGPEMAGVARRNLTPYPRAQVVVGAFEDWPLPPDPFDLVFAATSFHWIDPAVRAARAADALRPRGLLAVVSTRHVKGGSEEFFADVQPLYEHFDPATPPGLRLSPAADIAPDDAELAGSGRFGPVEVRRYEWDLTYSSREYLDVLRTYSGHRALPAPARTGLLAGIADLIDHRYGGSITKRYLTELMTAERLA